Proteins encoded by one window of Clostridium bornimense:
- a CDS encoding J domain-containing protein, with protein sequence MRDLYGILKVSPEAGDMEIKKAYVNMVRNYPPEKAPEEFKEIRKAYETLTNPVARKEYDAFLKHGKEIKRYNEAGMKALENQNFKKAINEFSKILAIEPKLISAKNYLGVAFLYDGQYEKALLQFQELVQLEPKNAEFQENLGEAYKNTSQYDKAEEHFLKAYEIDPLNDNRVFEIIGFYKDNKMYNRASSFLKKSIIRNKSSQFDILPYYIELVRIYVTDKNKDEIKNTMDMIERNISNDKKSRDYMSTKLGEIIYKLYDDKEYELVEIIAKRTLWLNPNDSKIKDIYNKSKNKNQANKKKAIKSSKISKVGWIPIIISSIIGLIIIFALIIFIVGYN encoded by the coding sequence ATGAGAGATTTATATGGCATTCTTAAAGTCAGCCCTGAAGCAGGAGATATGGAAATAAAAAAAGCATATGTTAATATGGTAAGAAATTATCCACCGGAAAAAGCTCCCGAAGAGTTTAAGGAGATAAGAAAAGCTTATGAAACATTGACTAATCCAGTTGCTAGGAAAGAATATGATGCGTTTTTAAAACATGGTAAGGAGATAAAAAGATATAATGAAGCTGGAATGAAAGCTTTAGAAAATCAAAATTTTAAAAAAGCTATTAACGAATTTAGTAAGATATTAGCTATAGAACCTAAATTAATATCTGCTAAAAATTATTTAGGGGTAGCATTTCTTTACGATGGACAGTATGAAAAGGCTCTATTACAATTTCAAGAGCTTGTACAATTAGAACCGAAGAACGCAGAATTTCAAGAGAATTTAGGAGAAGCCTATAAAAATACATCTCAATATGATAAGGCAGAAGAACATTTTCTTAAAGCTTATGAAATTGATCCTCTAAATGATAATAGGGTATTTGAGATAATAGGATTTTATAAAGATAATAAAATGTATAATAGGGCATCATCTTTTCTTAAGAAATCTATAATAAGAAATAAAAGTAGCCAATTTGATATATTACCATATTACATAGAACTTGTAAGAATATACGTGACAGATAAAAATAAAGATGAAATAAAGAATACTATGGATATGATTGAGAGAAATATATCTAATGATAAAAAGAGCAGAGATTATATGTCTACTAAGTTAGGAGAAATAATATATAAATTATATGATGATAAAGAATATGAATTAGTGGAGATTATAGCTAAAAGAACCTTATGGTTAAATCCTAATGATTCTAAAATTAAAGATATATATAATAAGTCTAAGAATAAGAATCAGGCTAATAAGAAGAAAGCAATTAAATCTTCAAAAATATCAAAAGTTGGCTGGATTCCAATTATCATATCATCTATTATTGGATTAATTATAATATTTGCATTAATAATTTTTATTGTTGGTTATAATTAA
- a CDS encoding tetratricopeptide repeat protein produces the protein MSSLIELSNKYYNDSLKLVQDNKISTAIKNLEKALKYYCRDVDTLNLMGLCKYKLCDFAGACFYWHKSLEYRPDNNRAQHYLDILEGKEFKEILEIYNKGISNYNKGNYEESIKIIKDINKKNEEWIEPYIILGLSYYNINDYSCAKRYIEEGINKDIGNNKYLSYLLKFKNNKKQNAIFNKKSIMLYATMGLAIIAMTLIAGKNYRSYNTTINQLDSYKNRTAVLEKQLEESKSAYDKLALDISNISSEKKENVESTETIDNEAEVFNIAIDKFKEENYSEAIEKLNYLCSKGKEEIYVAEGTYYLAVSLEKTGDYEGAYNWYKNYIDKFPNKNYYDDSLYNCGLMLYNEGKIDESKEMFAKLINEAPNSIFVNSRVSEILNN, from the coding sequence ATGAGTAGTTTAATAGAACTTTCAAATAAATATTATAATGACTCATTGAAACTTGTTCAGGATAATAAGATTTCAACTGCTATTAAAAATCTAGAAAAAGCTCTTAAATATTATTGTAGAGATGTTGATACTCTTAATCTTATGGGATTGTGTAAGTATAAACTTTGTGATTTTGCAGGGGCATGCTTTTATTGGCATAAAAGTTTAGAGTATAGGCCAGACAATAATAGAGCTCAGCATTATCTAGATATATTAGAAGGAAAAGAATTTAAAGAAATATTAGAAATATATAATAAAGGCATAAGCAATTATAATAAGGGAAACTATGAAGAGTCTATAAAAATAATAAAAGATATTAATAAAAAAAATGAAGAATGGATTGAACCATATATAATACTTGGATTATCTTATTATAATATTAATGACTATTCTTGTGCAAAAAGATATATAGAAGAAGGAATAAATAAGGATATAGGAAATAATAAATACTTATCGTATCTTTTAAAGTTTAAGAATAATAAAAAACAAAATGCTATTTTTAATAAAAAAAGTATTATGTTATATGCAACTATGGGACTAGCTATTATAGCTATGACTTTAATAGCTGGTAAAAATTATAGAAGCTATAATACTACAATAAATCAATTAGATTCTTATAAAAATAGAACTGCTGTACTTGAAAAACAATTGGAAGAAAGTAAGTCAGCATATGATAAACTTGCTCTTGATATAAGTAATATTAGTAGTGAGAAAAAAGAAAATGTTGAATCTACAGAAACTATTGATAATGAGGCAGAGGTATTTAATATAGCTATAGATAAATTTAAAGAAGAAAATTATAGTGAGGCTATTGAGAAGTTAAATTATTTATGCAGTAAGGGAAAAGAAGAAATATATGTTGCAGAGGGTACGTATTATTTAGCTGTTTCTCTAGAAAAAACAGGAGATTACGAAGGTGCATATAATTGGTATAAAAATTATATAGATAAGTTCCCAAATAAAAATTATTATGACGATTCATTATATAACTGTGGATTAATGCTTTATAATGAAGGGAAAATTGATGAGAGTAAAGAAATGTTTGCTAAACTAATAAATGAGGCACCAAATAGTATTTTTGTGAATAGCAGAGTTTCAGAAATATTAAATAATTAA
- a CDS encoding exonuclease SbcCD subunit D, producing MRILHTGDWHLGKNLEGQSRMDEQERFLEDFIDIVKDNNIDLVIIAGDIYDSSNPPARAEKMFYDTLKKLSLGGERMTLVISGNHDNPDRLVAAGPLAREHGIVMVGTPKSVVPIGIYGKNEVVDSGEGFIEISINGENAVILTVPYPSEKRLNEVLYSTMDDEEEKMKSYSERIFSLFDGLKKHYRKDTINLVTTHLFAMGSEEGGSERSIQLGGSYIVDGSCFPKEAQYIALGHVHKPQIVPGTERRARYSGSPIHYNKKEINFTKKCFVIDAKVGEPCDITDIELKVYKPIEVWKCNGVEEAINKCEENKDRECWVYLEIATDRYIREDEIKMMKDIKSDILEIMPKISSIDGEEDDVENFKEKSFEEIFRDFYFKEREVEPSDEVVGTLLSIISEEDEADETN from the coding sequence ATGAGGATCTTACATACAGGAGATTGGCATCTAGGAAAAAACCTTGAAGGTCAAAGTAGAATGGATGAACAAGAAAGATTTTTAGAAGATTTTATAGATATAGTAAAAGATAATAATATAGATTTAGTAATAATTGCTGGAGATATTTATGATAGCAGTAATCCACCGGCAAGAGCTGAAAAAATGTTTTATGACACATTAAAAAAATTATCATTAGGTGGAGAAAGAATGACTTTAGTTATTTCAGGTAATCATGATAATCCAGATAGATTGGTTGCAGCAGGACCTTTAGCTAGAGAACATGGTATTGTTATGGTTGGAACTCCTAAATCTGTTGTACCTATTGGTATATATGGAAAAAATGAAGTTGTTGATTCTGGAGAAGGGTTTATTGAAATAAGTATTAATGGAGAAAATGCAGTGATACTTACAGTACCTTATCCAAGCGAAAAGAGATTAAATGAAGTTTTATATAGTACTATGGATGACGAAGAAGAAAAAATGAAGTCTTATAGTGAGAGAATTTTCTCTTTATTTGATGGATTAAAGAAACATTATAGAAAAGATACAATAAATCTTGTAACAACACATCTTTTTGCAATGGGTAGTGAAGAAGGTGGATCTGAAAGAAGTATACAATTAGGTGGCAGCTATATTGTTGATGGTAGTTGTTTTCCTAAGGAGGCACAATATATTGCTTTAGGACATGTTCACAAGCCACAAATAGTACCAGGAACAGAAAGAAGAGCTAGATATTCCGGATCACCGATTCATTATAATAAGAAGGAAATTAATTTCACTAAAAAATGTTTTGTTATCGATGCTAAGGTAGGAGAACCATGTGATATTACTGATATAGAACTTAAAGTTTATAAACCTATAGAAGTATGGAAATGTAATGGTGTAGAGGAAGCAATTAATAAATGTGAAGAGAATAAAGATAGAGAATGTTGGGTTTATTTAGAAATAGCTACTGACAGATATATTAGAGAAGATGAAATAAAGATGATGAAAGACATCAAAAGCGATATTTTAGAGATAATGCCAAAGATATCGTCTATTGATGGTGAAGAGGATGATGTTGAAAATTTTAAGGAGAAATCTTTTGAGGAGATATTTAGAGATTTTTATTTTAAAGAGAGGGAAGTTGAACCTAGTGATGAGGTAGTAGGTACACTATTATCAATAATATCGGAGGAGGATGAAGCGGATGAGACCAATTAA
- a CDS encoding flotillin family protein: MEIPTGAIITAICILVVIAIILITWKKAPADKAIVVTGLKKRVISGGGGLVIPFFEQTDRISLENMKVEVRTHESLDSNGVPIDTDGVAIIKIISSSTGILLAMEQFNTGKERETIEVIKSTVQDVLEGKLREIVSKMSIEEIYKDREMFANEVENVAKNDLEKMGLEIKTFTIRDIDDTKGYLTALGAKQIAEVKKNAAIAEAEAQREEKQKTAEAKRLGTEAEIKADTEIAKAIKEKELRVQAYKEEEQRAKAKADFSYEVEQNIVKKQVIEAAKNAELFEEQRQTEIAEQQARKKAMELDATIKKVAEADKYSEEQKAEAERYKLIKQAEAEAEAIKIKGMAEADAIRLKGEANADAMKAEAEAMKEKAEAYKLYGDAAIIQMLADKLPEIARYIAEPLSRTDKMVVIDNGGQGGASKITKNVTNVMAELPDVINSLTGINIVDLIKDMSKKEKINKMAITKDDTPEIKEIKE; encoded by the coding sequence ATGGAAATTCCAACTGGCGCTATTATAACTGCTATATGTATTTTAGTCGTAATAGCCATAATCCTAATAACTTGGAAAAAAGCTCCGGCTGATAAAGCCATAGTAGTTACTGGTCTAAAGAAAAGAGTCATTAGCGGAGGTGGAGGTCTTGTTATCCCTTTCTTTGAACAAACTGATAGAATATCTTTAGAAAATATGAAAGTAGAAGTTAGAACCCATGAATCACTAGATAGTAATGGTGTTCCTATTGACACTGATGGCGTAGCTATCATAAAAATAATCTCTTCTTCAACTGGAATTCTTCTTGCTATGGAACAATTTAATACCGGCAAGGAAAGAGAAACTATAGAAGTTATTAAAAGTACCGTTCAAGATGTTCTTGAAGGTAAACTTCGTGAAATTGTCTCAAAAATGTCAATTGAAGAGATTTATAAAGACAGGGAAATGTTTGCTAACGAAGTTGAAAATGTTGCTAAAAACGATTTGGAAAAAATGGGACTTGAGATAAAAACTTTCACAATAAGAGATATAGACGATACTAAAGGTTACTTAACAGCATTAGGTGCTAAACAAATAGCTGAAGTTAAAAAGAATGCTGCCATTGCAGAAGCTGAAGCACAAAGAGAAGAAAAACAAAAAACAGCTGAAGCTAAGAGACTAGGAACAGAAGCAGAAATCAAAGCCGATACTGAAATAGCTAAAGCCATCAAGGAAAAAGAACTTAGGGTACAAGCTTATAAAGAAGAAGAACAAAGAGCAAAAGCAAAAGCTGATTTTTCATATGAAGTAGAACAAAATATCGTTAAAAAGCAAGTAATCGAAGCTGCAAAAAATGCAGAACTTTTTGAAGAGCAAAGACAAACAGAAATAGCAGAGCAACAAGCTAGAAAAAAGGCTATGGAACTTGATGCTACTATTAAAAAAGTAGCTGAAGCTGATAAATATAGCGAAGAGCAAAAAGCTGAGGCTGAAAGATATAAGTTAATAAAACAAGCTGAAGCCGAAGCTGAAGCAATAAAAATTAAAGGTATGGCAGAAGCTGATGCCATAAGACTTAAAGGTGAAGCTAATGCCGATGCTATGAAGGCAGAAGCAGAAGCTATGAAAGAAAAAGCAGAAGCTTACAAACTATATGGTGATGCCGCTATTATTCAAATGTTAGCCGATAAACTTCCAGAAATAGCAAGATATATAGCTGAGCCTCTTTCTAGAACTGATAAAATGGTTGTTATTGATAATGGTGGACAAGGTGGTGCTTCAAAAATCACTAAAAATGTTACTAACGTAATGGCAGAATTGCCAGATGTTATTAACTCATTAACAGGTATCAATATTGTAGACTTAATTAAAGATATGTCTAAAAAAGAAAAGATTAACAAAATGGCAATAACAAAAGACGATACACCTGAAATCAAGGAAATCAAAGAATAA
- a CDS encoding Hsp70 family protein, translated as MGRVIGIDLGTTTSEIAYIKNGKPEIIVNRFGSRITPSVVGLTDDNELIVGEKAKGQAILKPDRTVMEVKRLMGTNQRVSLGGKNLLPQEISAMILKDLKKSAEDYLGEEVTEAVITVPSNFTDLQRQATKSAGRKAGLKIERIINEPTAAALAYGINNLNTEENVLVYDLGGGTFDVTVLELFDGILDIKASRGNNKLGGKDFDDRIIEYVVKKFKDRHGINLRENKKAMARVKDAAEKAKIELTTMKNTNIEVPFITVDKDNKPLAIKMRLTREMFEKLICDLVKSTEREIDDAMHAAGFKPEDISTVIAVGGSSKIPCVRKLLVSKFGDKIRDEVNPDEAIALGAAIQAGIKNDEISSKKSVVITDACRYTLGTSIVINGEDRVLEGIYDPIIMRDSKIPCTVKKNYFTVEKNQTRMTIDVYQGDEKKADENISIGEFVLDGIPPRPAGEEEIEVSFTYDLNGILKITAKVLSNGKCIEGIIDTTKLVREEQLSEEELEKWSTCRLAYKGRDVIELGEKKLDSLNGELKLKVKVILDNIKRAIISDNESLIQKYDNELTDLLFNIV; from the coding sequence ATGGGGAGAGTAATAGGAATAGATTTAGGGACAACAACCTCTGAAATTGCTTATATAAAGAATGGTAAGCCAGAGATAATAGTGAATAGATTTGGTTCTAGAATTACTCCATCTGTAGTTGGACTTACAGATGATAATGAGTTAATCGTCGGAGAAAAGGCGAAAGGCCAAGCTATATTAAAACCAGATAGAACAGTAATGGAAGTTAAAAGACTTATGGGAACAAATCAAAGAGTTTCTTTAGGTGGAAAGAATTTATTACCACAAGAGATATCAGCTATGATTTTGAAAGACTTAAAAAAATCAGCTGAAGATTATTTAGGAGAAGAAGTAACAGAGGCAGTAATCACTGTACCATCAAACTTTACAGATCTTCAACGTCAAGCTACTAAGTCTGCAGGAAGAAAAGCAGGATTAAAAATTGAAAGAATAATAAATGAACCTACAGCGGCGGCATTAGCTTATGGTATTAATAATCTAAATACCGAAGAAAATGTATTAGTCTATGATTTAGGTGGCGGAACTTTTGATGTTACTGTTTTAGAATTATTTGATGGAATATTAGATATAAAAGCAAGTAGAGGAAATAATAAATTAGGTGGAAAAGATTTTGATGATAGAATCATCGAATATGTAGTTAAAAAATTTAAAGATCGTCATGGGATAAATTTAAGAGAAAATAAAAAAGCTATGGCAAGAGTAAAGGATGCAGCTGAGAAGGCTAAGATAGAACTGACAACAATGAAGAATACAAATATAGAAGTTCCATTTATAACAGTAGATAAAGATAATAAGCCTTTAGCGATTAAAATGAGACTTACTAGAGAAATGTTTGAAAAGCTTATTTGTGACTTGGTAAAAAGCACAGAGAGAGAAATTGATGATGCTATGCATGCTGCAGGTTTTAAACCAGAAGATATAAGTACGGTTATAGCTGTAGGAGGGTCAAGTAAAATTCCTTGTGTTAGAAAATTACTTGTATCAAAATTTGGAGACAAAATAAGAGATGAAGTAAATCCAGATGAAGCGATAGCTTTAGGTGCAGCTATTCAGGCAGGAATAAAAAATGATGAAATAAGTTCTAAGAAAAGTGTTGTTATAACTGATGCTTGTAGATATACACTTGGTACAAGTATTGTTATAAATGGTGAAGATAGAGTACTAGAAGGAATATATGATCCAATAATTATGAGAGATAGTAAGATTCCATGTACTGTTAAGAAAAATTATTTTACTGTAGAAAAAAATCAGACACGAATGACTATAGATGTTTATCAAGGTGATGAAAAGAAGGCTGATGAAAATATAAGTATCGGTGAATTTGTTTTAGATGGAATACCGCCAAGACCAGCAGGAGAAGAAGAGATAGAAGTATCATTTACTTATGATCTTAATGGAATATTAAAGATAACTGCGAAAGTATTAAGTAATGGCAAGTGCATAGAAGGAATTATTGATACAACAAAATTAGTTAGAGAAGAGCAGTTATCTGAAGAAGAATTAGAAAAATGGTCAACATGTAGACTAGCTTATAAAGGTAGAGATGTCATAGAACTTGGTGAAAAGAAGTTAGATTCACTAAATGGCGAATTAAAGCTAAAAGTAAAAGTGATTTTAGATAATATTAAAAGAGCTATTATATCAGATAATGAATCATTGATACAAAAATATGATAATGAATTGACAGATTTACTTTTTAATATTGTATAG
- a CDS encoding SbcC/MukB-like Walker B domain-containing protein encodes MRPIKLEIKGLNSFIEKQTIDFDKLTKRGLFGIFGPTGSGKSTILDGITLALYGEVSRKSSNYINTNCDSTSVEFTFQISGADTRRYVVSREFKRKKDGAINSGKCKLIDITDGNEEILADKKKLIDEKIKSIIGLGIEDFTRTVVLPQGKFSEFLKLEGKNRRDMLERLFNLQQYGDNLAFKLSREIAKEKENNSVLLGELKGYEDISKDLLQSKEEALIDINNKLKDAKENLSKIEVIYKENEELWNLQLDLAGYKEKEILLMHEKDNVEKSKEIVKLGEAALRVLPYIKSYDNTLKEIEQCQLQLVETKNIIEKITKEREAVEEKWIIAKADNDNKKPELLIRKQKASDALEDKKSLDNILKRISELKINLNEISEKGKKKKVVFNKLTEELETLEKKEREADESIVVFKIEDELKEKIQKGIIQRERFDTFKETIDKNNLKIKNISQAIEENTTLKENVSKELEVITKSLEDKIEILETLLKSVPGTQDDLLHMQKVLSENKEKWSSFNKISKEIEEGTAKVSTLRRSLDEYSEIISKEEEALASMKDNLDIMGKEMLAHNLREQLKDGEICPVCGSKDHFKENIKVVKIEGIKELEDNIKDKEALLKDYNEKITIVKANITNEEEKLHENNKLLLELGTEFKNISPKEMEENLEKLKNDIENHIKRKEQLEKEVNISKEEKSNLEKKISNFAVEIENLNKQFIELDKENNITKEDFSEVEKSLNSLVKDTNIEDFKSKWEEIKAIEEKREKLLGEVKKYRSDKDKLSKDKDEITKSIDDLRAEFIEKRSNIQSLEDNSKEKIESIKSKVGDVEDIDELLVTIEGKVKVIEETYKNLENEKLLKDKEYTTANESYSSILGKKEQLLHRKGSEEETINEKLREEKFASVDEVRSYEVSNVKIENLKKEIEEYNDSLLKIKGAIESINEKIGDRSLEEEKWEEIKNSKTSLEEQYKVVSEDKVRIDEEIKIINTKLKEMEGLLGKKEKLDHKLALLSDLEKLFKGKKFVEFVAAHQLKYISMEASKRLKEITNGNYGLEVDENGKFIIRDYKNGGAERDATTLSGGETFLASLALALALSAQIQLKGTAPLELFFLDEGFGTLDDNLLDVVMSSLEKIHNDKLKIGIISHVEAIKNRVPMQLVITPAEAGRGGSKVEIVTN; translated from the coding sequence ATGAGACCAATTAAACTTGAAATTAAAGGGTTAAATAGTTTTATCGAAAAGCAAACAATAGATTTTGATAAGCTGACTAAAAGAGGATTGTTTGGTATCTTTGGACCTACTGGTAGTGGTAAATCTACTATTCTTGATGGGATAACTTTAGCTTTATATGGAGAAGTTTCAAGAAAAAGTTCAAATTATATAAATACAAATTGTGATAGCACTAGCGTAGAATTCACATTTCAAATTTCAGGAGCCGATACGAGAAGGTATGTCGTTTCCAGAGAATTTAAAAGGAAAAAAGATGGAGCTATAAATTCTGGGAAATGTAAACTTATTGATATAACTGATGGTAATGAAGAAATATTAGCTGATAAGAAAAAGTTAATAGATGAAAAAATAAAATCTATAATAGGCCTGGGAATTGAGGATTTTACAAGAACTGTAGTATTGCCACAAGGAAAGTTCAGTGAATTCTTAAAATTAGAAGGTAAAAATAGAAGAGATATGTTAGAAAGATTATTTAATCTTCAACAATATGGTGACAATTTAGCTTTTAAGCTATCAAGGGAGATTGCAAAGGAAAAAGAAAATAATAGTGTTCTATTAGGAGAGCTTAAGGGTTATGAAGATATAAGCAAGGATTTATTACAAAGTAAAGAAGAAGCCTTAATAGATATTAATAATAAATTGAAGGATGCAAAAGAAAACTTATCAAAGATAGAGGTTATTTATAAGGAAAATGAAGAGTTATGGAACTTGCAATTAGATTTAGCAGGGTATAAGGAAAAAGAAATATTACTTATGCATGAAAAAGATAATGTAGAAAAATCTAAAGAGATTGTAAAGTTAGGGGAAGCGGCATTAAGAGTATTACCTTATATAAAATCATATGATAACACTTTGAAGGAAATAGAACAGTGTCAGTTACAGTTAGTTGAAACTAAGAATATTATTGAAAAAATAACAAAAGAAAGAGAAGCGGTAGAAGAAAAGTGGATTATAGCTAAAGCTGACAATGATAATAAGAAGCCAGAATTATTGATAAGAAAACAAAAGGCATCTGATGCTTTAGAAGATAAGAAATCTTTGGATAATATACTAAAGAGAATTAGTGAATTAAAAATTAACCTTAATGAAATAAGTGAAAAAGGAAAGAAAAAGAAAGTTGTTTTTAATAAACTTACAGAGGAGTTAGAAACATTAGAAAAGAAAGAAAGAGAAGCTGATGAATCTATTGTAGTTTTTAAAATTGAGGATGAATTAAAGGAAAAAATTCAAAAAGGAATTATACAAAGAGAGAGGTTCGATACATTTAAGGAAACTATTGATAAGAATAATTTAAAAATAAAAAATATATCACAGGCTATAGAGGAAAATACTACTTTAAAAGAAAATGTATCTAAGGAATTAGAAGTTATAACAAAATCATTAGAAGATAAAATAGAAATTCTAGAAACTCTTTTGAAATCTGTACCGGGGACTCAAGATGATCTTTTGCATATGCAGAAGGTACTTTCAGAGAATAAGGAAAAATGGAGTAGTTTTAATAAAATTTCAAAGGAGATAGAAGAGGGAACAGCGAAGGTTTCTACATTAAGAAGATCTTTAGATGAATATAGTGAAATTATAAGTAAAGAAGAAGAGGCTTTAGCGTCTATGAAAGATAATCTTGATATTATGGGAAAAGAGATGTTAGCTCATAATTTGAGGGAACAATTAAAGGATGGAGAAATATGTCCTGTTTGTGGTTCTAAGGATCATTTTAAAGAAAATATAAAAGTTGTTAAGATAGAAGGTATTAAAGAACTTGAAGATAATATAAAGGATAAGGAAGCTTTATTAAAGGATTATAATGAGAAAATTACTATAGTTAAGGCGAATATTACAAATGAGGAAGAAAAACTACATGAAAATAATAAATTGTTATTAGAATTAGGAACAGAATTTAAAAATATATCTCCCAAGGAAATGGAAGAGAATCTAGAAAAATTAAAAAATGACATTGAAAATCATATTAAGAGAAAAGAGCAATTAGAAAAAGAAGTAAACATAAGCAAAGAGGAAAAATCAAACTTAGAAAAAAAGATAAGTAATTTTGCTGTTGAAATAGAAAACTTAAATAAACAATTTATTGAACTAGATAAAGAAAATAATATTACAAAAGAAGATTTTAGTGAAGTAGAGAAATCTTTAAATTCATTAGTTAAAGATACAAATATTGAAGATTTCAAAAGTAAATGGGAAGAAATAAAAGCTATAGAAGAAAAAAGAGAAAAACTTTTAGGAGAAGTAAAAAAATATAGAAGTGATAAGGATAAACTAAGCAAGGATAAAGATGAAATAACGAAGAGTATTGATGATTTGAGAGCAGAATTTATTGAAAAGAGAAGTAATATTCAGTCTTTAGAAGATAACAGTAAAGAGAAAATAGAGTCTATAAAGAGCAAGGTGGGAGACGTAGAAGATATAGATGAATTATTAGTCACTATAGAAGGTAAAGTAAAAGTTATAGAAGAGACATATAAAAATCTTGAAAATGAAAAACTTCTTAAAGATAAGGAGTACACTACTGCTAATGAAAGTTATAGTTCTATATTAGGTAAGAAAGAGCAGCTTTTACATAGAAAAGGTTCAGAAGAAGAAACAATAAATGAAAAGCTAAGAGAAGAAAAGTTTGCCTCTGTTGATGAGGTAAGAAGTTATGAAGTATCTAATGTAAAAATAGAAAATCTAAAAAAAGAAATAGAAGAATATAATGATTCGCTTTTAAAAATAAAGGGAGCTATTGAAAGTATTAATGAAAAAATAGGGGATAGATCTTTAGAAGAAGAAAAGTGGGAAGAAATAAAGAATTCAAAAACTTCTTTAGAAGAGCAATATAAGGTAGTAAGTGAAGACAAGGTAAGAATTGATGAGGAAATAAAGATAATTAATACAAAGTTAAAGGAAATGGAAGGATTACTTGGCAAGAAAGAAAAATTAGATCATAAACTTGCATTGCTTAGTGATTTAGAAAAATTATTTAAAGGAAAGAAATTTGTTGAGTTTGTAGCAGCTCATCAGCTTAAATATATCTCGATGGAAGCATCAAAGAGGCTAAAGGAAATAACTAATGGTAACTATGGTCTTGAAGTAGATGAAAACGGAAAGTTTATTATAAGAGACTACAAAAATGGTGGAGCAGAAAGAGATGCAACTACTCTTTCAGGGGGAGAAACCTTCTTAGCATCATTAGCATTAGCATTAGCTTTATCAGCACAAATTCAATTAAAAGGCACAGCGCCTTTAGAGTTGTTCTTTTTAGATGAAGGGTTTGGAACATTAGATGATAATCTATTAGATGTGGTAATGAGTTCCCTTGAAAAGATTCATAATGACAAACTAAAAATAGGTATAATTAGCCATGTTGAGGCAATAAAAAACAGAGTGCCAATGCAACTAGTAATAACACCAGCAGAAGCAGGCCGCGGTGGTAGTAAAGTTGAAATTGTCACAAATTAG